ACATGATCTCGGTCCGCAGCCCGAGCTCGGCGAACCTGGCCACCTTGGTGTCGCCCCACTCGTCGTAGACGGTCAGGTAGTAGGTGGCCTCGGTCGGCGCGTAGTAGCGCAGCCGCTCGGGAAAACCGTGCGGGAACGGCACGACGCGGATCCGCTCCCTGGTCACCCCGGCCTCCACCAGCGCCCCCTCGACCATCAGGTATCTCTCGTAGTACGTGCACGGGTTGGCCTCGGCGGTGCCGCGCCCGGGGTCGCTGGCCTCGTATGCCGTGAGCTCGGGGTCGGGGTTGGTGATGCCGACGACGAGGACGTCGCAGCGCTCCGCCCCGGCGAGCAGATACTCCAGGTGCCCGAGGTGCAGCGGCTGGAAGCGGCCGTGGATCACGCCGACTCCGCTCACCGGGCCGCTCACCGGGCCGGTCCCGTCACGAAGTCCCTGAACCGCCGCGCCACGTCCGACGGGTGTACGCGCGGCCGGCCGAGTTGGGCCATCGAACCCGGCCGGATCCTCAGGTAGACGAACGCCGGCCCGTCCTCCGCCTGCGCGGCCTTGAGCGCGTCGACGAAGCCGACCAGGTCGTCGCAGTCGTGCACCTGGGCGTACCCGCAGGCGGCCGCCATCGCGGGGAAGTCCACCTGCGCCGCCAGGCTCCGCTGGCCTCCCGTGGAGTCGTGCACGCCGTTGTCCAGCAGGACGTGGGTCAGGTTGGGCGCGGGGTGGGCTCCGACGGTGGCGAGCGTACCCAGCCGCATCAGGGCCGCGCCGTCTCCGTCGACCACCACCACCGGTCGCGCCGCGTGCCTGGCCACGCCGAGGCCGACCGCGGCGGCCGACCCCATCGCGCCGACCATGTAGAAATGCTGCGGCCGGTCCGCGAGGGTGTAGAGCTCGCGGCTGGTCTTGCCGGTGGTGGACACCACGGCCGCCGCGTCGGGCAGGACGCCGAGCAGGTGCTCCAGGGCCGCGACGCGGCTGGGAGCGGGCCCGTTCCGGCCGTGACGGACGATGCCGGGGACGCGAGGGGCGGGCGGGACCTTCTCGTCGAGGGCCTCGGGTGCCACGACGCCCTCGCGCAGGACGAAGGCGTACGGCAGCCGCTCGCGGCTCATCGCCGCCCAGCCCGCGTCCAGGCAGTGGGTGAGGCCGGCAGGGTCGGCGGGCACCACCGAGTGGCCGATCCCGAGGAGCTCAAGCAGGGCCGGTGTGATGGCGCCCATCAGCCCGTGCTGCGGCTCGTCGGGCCGGCCCGGCTCCCCCCTCCAGGTGACGACGAGGGGGATCGGGATGGCGCTCGGCTGGTTCAGCGAGGTCAGGGGGTTCACCATGTTGCCCAGGCCGGAGTTCTGGGCGATGACACCCGCCGTGACACCGGCCAGCCAGCAGCCCGTGGCCACGGCCACGGCCTCTCCCTCGTGGGTGGCGGGCACATACCCCACCGCCGGGTCGGAGGCCACGCGGTTGATCAGCGGGGTCAGATAGGAGCAGGGCACGCCCGTGACGTCGGCCACCCCGCGGACGGTCAGCTCACCCAGCAGGGTGCGCGCGTCGATCACGAGTCGTCCAAGTCCGAGTGGAGCCTGGCGTACCGCTCCTCGTCCGCGGCGAGCTTCTGGTAGCCCATCAGGGTGAACACCTCGTTCAGCGTGGCGATCGTCGGCTCCACCGCCTTCGGCCCCTCGGCGAGCAGCGACCGGCAGGCCTGCCGCATCGCGGTCACGGCCGCGCGCATGCTCTGGTTGGCCCAGATCACCCCGGAGATGCCGAGTTCGGCGAACTCCTCAAGCGGGGTCGAGTGGTAGGTGGTCGGCGCGATGACCAGGGGCAGCCGTCCGTCCCATTCCCCGGCGAACTCGGCGATCTCCTTAATGGTGGACTGCCGGGAGTGGATGAAGATGGCGTCGGCACCGGCCCGCCGATAGGCCTCCGCCCGGCGAAGCGCCTCGGCCAGCCCGGCACCGGCGATCAACGCCTCGACCCGCGCCACGACCACGAACTCCGGATCGGTGAGCACCTCCCGGCAGGCGGCGATCTTCCCGCAGAACTCGCCGATCGGCGCCAGGGCGTGCGCGTCGCCGACGAACGAGTTCATCTTCGGGAAGACCTTGTCCTCCAGGCACACCCCCGCGGCGCCGATCCGCTCGGCCTGCGCGGTGAACAGCCTGGCGGTGTTGAAGTTGCCGTAGCCCGTGTCGCCGTCGACCAGCACCGGAAGCCCGGCCGCCTCCACCACCCTGGCGATCATGCCCAGCAGGTCGGTCCACGACGCCTCGTCGCTGTCTCGTACCCCCAGCGCGGTCGAGATGCAGAAGCCCGAGGCCCACAGCCCGGGGAATCCGCTGTCGGCCGCGATGCGCGCGCTCAGGCCGTCGTGCGCGCCCATCAGCAGGGCTGGTTCCGGGCTCGTGAGGAGCGCGCGCAGCCTGGCCCCGGGGCTGGCCTCCGCTTCGGCCTCCGGCCAGTGCAGTTGCTGAGAACCGGTTGTGGTCATGGTCTCTTCCTTCCCTGTGAAGCTCGGGCGGCCTCTGTGGAACTCGGCCGGCCTCCATAAAGCTCAGGCAACCTCCGTGGGAGTCGGGGTGGCTCCTCCCGCGAGGGCGGGTGTCTCTGTGTGGCTGGGGTGGCTCCTCCCACGAGGGCGGGTGTCTCCGTGAGGTTCGGGCGGCCCCGCGAGGTTCAGGCGACCCGGCCCTCCGAGGGTGGGGGGCCGCCTTCCAGCACGGACGCGACCCCTTCGGCCACCCGTCGCCGGGCACTCCGCTCCGACTCGACGGACAGGAACGCGCGGTGCGCCGACACCACCACGTCGTCGCGTCCCAGCAGTTTGCGGGCCACCGGGTCGTCGTTCGGGTCCTCGGGACTGAACACGTCGGAGGCGAAGCCGCCCAGTACGCCCCGTTCGAGGGCGTCGAGGACGGCGGAGACGTCGACCAGGCGGCCCCTGGCCGTGTTGACCAGGAAGGCGCCCGGCCGCAGGTGCGCGAGCGCGTCCGCGCCGATCAGCTGGTCGGTCTCGCCGGTGAGCGCCGCGTGGACCACCACCGCGTCGGCGGCGCCGAACAGCTCGGCGAGGTCGGCCGCGGCGGCGACGCCGTGACCGGCCATCAGGTCCGCCGACACGTACGGGTCGTAGGCGACGATCCTGTCGTAGAAGGCCCGCAGCTTCCTGGCGGTCACCCGGCCGATGCGGCCGAAACCGACGATGCCGGCGGTCCGCGTAGCCAGGCGCCGGGGCACCCCGCCGGCGTGGATGTTCCACCGGCCGGACCTGACGAGCCTGTCCTGGGTGCAGATCCGGCGCTCCAGGGCCAGCAGCAGCGCGAGCGTGTGGGTGCTGACCTCGTCGCCGCAGTAGTCGGGGACGTTGAAGCCGATGACGCCGGCCTCGGCGAGCAGCGGCGCGTTGAGGTTGTCGATGCCGACGCCGCTGCGGGCGACGACCCGGCACTTCGGCCCGACGGCGTCGAGGAGTTCCCTGGTGACCCGGCAGCGGTAGATCACCAGGGCGTCGGCCTCGCGTACGTGGTCGTGGAAGTCGGGTCCTTCGGTCCGGTAGCGATCGGTGAACAGCCCGAGGCTGAGATCGACGCCGGGCCCGAACACGTCCCGCTCGATGTCGGCCTGGGCCGGGTTCGGCCGGCCCGTGTCGTCCAGGGCCCAGGCCGCGTCGGTGTAAACGACACGCATGATCGTTCTCCTGGTGTGAGGGTGCGGGTATCCGGACCGACTCCCTCAGGAGTCGTAACCCCAGCTGCGGCCGTCACGGCGTCCGCGGCGCAGCGTCGAGGCGGCGGCGTAGGTGTTGGTGAGCTCGTACAGGTCCAGGTAGCCGAGGTGCCGCCCGGAGCCGAGCTTGATCAGCGCGCCGTCGCCCGACCAGCGGTGCGTCACGAAGGGGGCGGCCCAGGCCGTCCCGTCCACGCCCAGCTCGGCGGTCCCGGTCCGGCCGTCGGCGGCGGTCCAGCGGAGCTCCACCGTGCCCTGGGTCACCAGGTAGTGCGTCTCGGCGGGTTCGCACAGCTCCCCGCCGGTGTCACCGGTCACCCGCATGTACTGGCCGACCAGGTCGGGCAGGTGCGGGGCGGCGGCCAGCGACGTGACCTCGTACCCACGGAAGGTCCGGGCGTCCCGCCGGCACTCGGCGACCTCCCGGTACGTCTTGCCCGCGGCGTCGTGCCTGCGCTCAGGGCGCAGCAGCAGCCGGTGGTCGAAACCGAGCGCGGAGCCCAGCTCGCGCAGCACGTCGGCGGAGCCGTCGTCGAGGGCCGCGGCCAGCTTCTCCCCGCTCATGCTCAGGGTCGCCGCCGCCGATTCGAGGGTGTGGCCGCGGCGTGCCAGCAGCATGTCGGCCAGCGCGGACGGGGACGGGTCCCGGCCGAGCCGGTCGACGAGTTCCAGGACGGCGGGTTCCGCCCAGTCGTTGACGTCCTCCAGCAGCCCGGCCAGGTTGGACTGGCCGGTGTAGGACACGATGCGGGCCGGGACGTCCGAGACCAGCGAGTAGCTGTGCGGGCAGTAGGAGGGCTCGACGTAGGAGTCGCCGACGATCCACGCGTCGTCCTCGACGTTGGCCCTGATCACCTGCCAGGTCGTGTCGTCGAGCTCCTCTCCCCAGCGGCCGTGGATGTCGCCGGGACCGAGGTTGACGGTGATCGCGGGCTCCAGATGCCCGTTGTTGAGGGCCGGGACGCGGCCGGCGGGACAGAGGATGTCGAGGATGACCGGTGCGACCGCGCCGGGCGGCGCCGCCATCGTGTAGTAGTTGTAGAAGTGGATGCCGTCCCGCTGTATGGGCCGCCGCGTGGCCCGCAGCTCCTCCGCGGTCCGCGTGACCACGGTCAGGTCGCGCCGGCCGCTGGCACCGAGCTTCTCCGGCTCGATCCGGAGCGTCCGGGCGACCGCGGTGGTCGTCGCGTCGGGCCACTCCCCGTCGCCGGGCACGCCGAGCATCCCTTCAAGGTGCCCGTGGTCGAGGCCGGAGGCCTCGGCGACCTGCCGGGTCGTCATCTTGCGGACGTTCATCCAGTGAACGACTTTGTACGTGTCAACGCGCATGCTCGCCTCCGAGGAATCGGTCAGGGCGCGGTCGTCGTCAGGAGATGGGTCAGGCTTTTGATGCTCAGCCGCCGGGGGTTGTTGCCGGCGCGGTCGTAGCCGAGAGCCTCGGCGGCTATCCGGGCGGCGTCGGGGCGCAGATCCGGTACGGGAGGCAGGTCCGCGGACGCGAGGAACGCCTCGATCCGCCGGGCCAGGGTGAAGGCGTCGTCCGCTCCCGCGGCGGCGACGACGCCGGCGATGGCGGCGCGCACTCGACCGGCCCCGCGCGCGTCGGCGCAGTCCCCGTCCTCGACGGCCGCGTTGTACCGCAGCACCCGTCCCAGCGTGACGCCGCACGCCTGGCCGTGGTTCAGGCCGTAGCGCAGGGTCAGCGGGTAGGAGAGCGCGTGGCACACCGTGGTGCCGGCGACCGCGATGGCGCGGCCCGCGTAGTGTCCGGCGAGCAGCACGGCCTCCCGCTCCGAGGCCGCCGGAGCCTCCAGGGACCGGTACGGCCGGTCGAGCAGCCAGGACAGCCGGGCCCACGCCGCCGCGCCCAGCGCCTCGGCCCGCGCGTCGGCACGCGTCGACCACGCCCCCTCAAGGGCCTGGGCGAAGGTGTCGAGGAGGCCGCAGGTGAGCTGCGGGCCGGGGAGCCCGAGGAGCAGGTCGGGGTCGAGGATCGCGACGGCGGGGAGCACGGAGTCCCCGCGCAGCGAGAGCTTGCGGCCCCGGTCCACGTCCCAGACCGTGGCGAACGACGTGGCCTCCGCGCCCGTGCCCGGGGTGGTGGGAACGGCGACGACCGGTACCCCTTCGGCGGGGGCGCCCTCCTCGCACGCGACGGCCACGGACTCCGGAGTGGGGTCGGCGGGCTCGTAGGCGAGGGCGGCCGCGGCCTTCGCGCCGTCCATGACGCTGCCGCCGCCCACCGCGACCACCACGTCCGCCCGGTGGGCGCGAGCCTCACCGGCCAGCCGGGCGACGGACGCGGGCGTCGGCATGGCGGGTTGGACGGCCACGCGGAGACGGACCGGGCGTAACGCGTCGACGATTCGGCCGCGCCACGGGCGCCGGGAGAATCCGGTCCCGACCACCAGAAGAACCCGGACGGGATGAAATGCGCTTCGTGCCACGCTTTCGGCCTCTTTTGCCACGGCAGCGGCCCGCCCCGCTCCTATCAGGGTCCTTGGGGATTCCATAATCAGGGTGTCGACCGGAATATGTGCAACAGACATCGACGGGCCTATCTGGAGAAAATCGAGAACAGTTTCCAGGTGAACTGTGCGGGAGATGTCCCGAATGGGGCGTACGGCGGCATCGAGCGGCCGTCGAATTTCCGCGTACCGGAGCTTATGTGCCTCCGTATTTCCTATAGCAAGACAGCACACCGCTCTCGGGGAACGCAAGTATGCGTGAGTAACCGTCGTGTCACCCTCTGCCGTGCCGGGCGGGGGGAGCCGGAAGTTTGCTGAGGTTAACGAAAGATTCACCGAACCTTCTCGTTGACGGATGTCAATATCACGATTTGATAACGGACCCTGTTGATAGATTCCGGGCCTCTGACTTGGGTCTTTCCTGTTGGCGATCTTCACTGACAGAGTCAAATACGCCCTGTTGACGATAACTTCCCGTGAACTACCTTTAGTCGGAAATGTCCGTATGGCGCGAGTTTGCCGTTGACGGCCGGAGGGAAAGTTAACGATCCGCCGGCCCGGTCGAGCCGACGATCCGGGGTCGTCAAGATCTCAAGAAAACACGAAGATCAACTTAGTGTGCCCGGTGCCATCATCTTGGAATGCCATCCAGTATCCATACCGGACGAATACCCCGATCGCCCTCGCGACGTGCTGATATCCGCGTCCGGCGGCGCGGGTAAGGCGACGGCGACGAATGGTCGCGCCGAGGCCGGAGGTCCTTTCCGGTGGCCGTGTCCGGCCCTCTCCGCCCCGGCCCGGCGGTGTCGCGGAACGGTGACCGGGGAAGATCATGCCCATTTTCCGAGAAGTCAAGGTCTGGATCGTATCTGAAGTACTCCTTACGCTCAGGGGCCATAGCGGAGGGTTCGGAGACACGCTCCCAGAAAGGAGTATTTGCTTTGGATGGCTTTTCCAGACGGCGTTTCATCCAGACAATAGCGATTACAGGTGCTTCGACAGGTTCAGTAGCCGTTCCTGGTGTCGAGTCCGTTTTTGGGGCGCTCGCCCCGGGCGCACCCACCTCGGCCGAGCTCGCGCCGGGCACGCTCGTCAGGGGCCGCCGGACGCTCACCTTCACGAGTCTCACCAACGGGACCGTGACCGCCTCGCCCACCGGTGACCGGCTGATCCTGGAGGTCCAGGGCATCCTGTGGTCGCTCCCTCGCGCGGGGGGAAAGGCCGTCGCCCTGACCACCGCCGACCTCGAACCCACCCGGCCCACCTGGTCCCCCGACGGCTCCACCGTGGCCGTGTGCGCGTACAAGGGGGGCGGTTTCCATATATGGACCATGGCTCCGGACGGCTCGAACCTGCGCCGGCTCACGGACGGCCCCTGGGACGACAGGGGAGTGAGCTGGTCCCCGGACGGCAGAAGGATCGCCTTCGCCTCCGAGCGCGGCGGGGACCCCGCCAAGGGCAGCTCGTACCACATCTGGACCGTGGACGTCCGCGACGGCCGGCTGACGCAGCTGACGACCGGCCCGCAGAACGACTACGACCCGGCGTGGTCCGCCGACGGCCGCAGCATCCTCTTCGTCAGGGCCGAGGCGCTGGAGGCCCGCGCCCTCGTCTCGGTCCCCGCGGAGGGCGGCGAGGTCACCGTGGTGCGCACCGTCGGCACGGGCACCCTGTCGTGCCCCGCGCCGTCGCCCGACGGCAGGCGGGTCGCCTACATCCACGTCACCGCCGGAGAGCGGGGGCCCGACGCCGCCCTCATGGTGGACGGCGGGCGGGTCGCCGAGGGAGAGGACGTCTTCCCGGTGCCCGCCCGCTGGCTGTCCGCGAACGAGCTGCTCTATCTCGCCGACGGGCAGGTCCGGGTTCGGCGGCTGGACTCGGGGAACGTCACGGAGATCCCGTTCACCGCGCGGATCGACGTGCCGGACTCCTCGTACCGGGACAAGAAGTACGAGTTCGACTCCACCGCCCCCCGGCCCGTGCGCGGGATCCACCATCCCGTGCTCGCGCCGGACGGCAAATCGGTCGCGTTCGTCGCGCTCAACGCCCTCTGGCTCATGCCCGTCGACGGCCGGCCGCGCAAACTCGTCCAAGCCAAGCCCGAACACTACATCCAGTCACCGGTGTGGGCGCCCGACGGCCGCAGCGTCCTCTACTGCGACGACCGGGACGGGCTGTACGCCGTGCACCGCAGGAACGTCGCCGACGGCACGGAGACGACCCTCGCCACCGGCGGCCGGGTCAACCCGGCCCTCTCTCCCGACGGCACCCGGCTCGCCTGCCACGACCCCGCCGGAAACCTCCTGGTCCGCGACCTGGCGACCGGTGAGGAGCGCACGCTGATCGCCGCGCTCGGCGCGGGCGGCCTGCCGGGCCCGCCCACGTGGTCCCCCGACGGCCGATACATCGCCCTCGCCGACCGCAACCGGCTGACCCAGCGCTTCCGCGAGGGCTACAACCTCATCCGCGTCGTCGACACGCGCACGGGGGAGGCGGTCCTGCACGCCCCCTCCGGGCACATGTCGCTGTCCGACCGCTACGCCTCCGGGCCCGTGTGGTCTCCCGACGGGCGATGGATGGCGTTCGTCGCCGAGTCCGCGCTGTGGGTGCTCCCCGTCCGCGGCGACGGCGCTCCCGCCGGGGCGCCGCGGCGGATCACCGACGAGGCCGCCGACCATCCCTCCTGGGCCAAGGACTCCCGCACCATCCTCTATCTGGCCGGGGGCGATCTCCGGCTGGTCGACCGCGAAGGCGGGTCGCGCCGCGCGCTGCGCGTCCCGCTCACCTACCGTCGCAAGTCGCCGCCCTCCGCCACGACCCGCGTCCACGCGGGCCGCCTGTGGGACGGCACCGGCGACAAGGTCCTCGAAAACGTCGACATCGTCGTACGTGGCAACCGCATCGTCTCCGTCGAGCCGCACCGGCCGGGCAGGCCCCGCGGCGCCGAACGCCATATAGACGCCTCCGCCCACACCGTGCTGCCCGGACTGTGGGACTCCCACGTCCACCTCTGGCAGTACACCTACGGCGGCCGGCAGAACATCGTCAACCTCGCCTACGGCATCACCACGACCGTCTCCCTGGGAGGTTTCGCCTACGAGGGCGTACGCCTCCGCGAGGCCATCGCCGCCGGGGAGGTGGACGGGCCGCGCCTCTTCGCGACCGGCGAGCTGATCGACGGCTCCCGGGTCGCCTACACCATGGGCCGCGCCCACCAGACCCGCGAGGGCGTGCGCCGCACCCTCGACCGGGCGACCACGCTGGACTACGACTTCGTCAAGACGTACGTGCGCGCGGACGGCTGGATCATGGAGGAGGCCGTCAAGGCCGCCCACGAGAAACTCGGCGTCCGGGCCGGGAGCCATCTGTGCTACCCGGGGATCAACCTGGGGCAGGACCTCACGACGCACCTGCAGGCCACCCAGCGGCTGGAGTACGGTCACGCGACCTCCGCGCTGGGCCGCGCCTACCAGGACGTCGAGGAGGTCTACCGGAGTCCTGATTTCCACCTCGTCGCCACCCCCTTCTCCGCGCTGCAGCTGCTGGGCGCGGACCCCTCGCTCGCCGAGGATCCCCGGGTGACCCGGCTGATGCCCCCGTGGGACGTCGCCATGGTGCGCAGCACAGCGGCGGAGCCCCCGACGTTCGCCGAGCTGCTCAGGATCGAGACCGAGGTCGACATCTACCGGCGCATGATCAGGCAGGACAACGCCGGCATCGCGTTGGGCACCGATTCGCCGCTCTACCCGGTCGGGCTCCATCTCCACCTGGCCCTGCGGGCGCTGCACCGGTACGGCTTCTCCGCCACGCAGGCGCTGCGTACCGTCACGGTGCTGCCGGCCCGGGTGTTCGGCGTCGAGGACGACCTGGGCACGGTCGAGCCCGGCAAGCTCGCCGACCTGGTCTTCGTCGACGGAGACCCGTTCAGGGACTTCTCCACGCTGGTGCGGACCCCGATGACGATGCGCGACGGCGTGCTGCGCCGGCAGGAGGAGCTGATGACGCGGAGCGCCGGCGCCGGGACGTCCGTGGCCGGTGGGACCGACTGGCTGGAGACGTCCCGGGTCATGCGCAAGGACGGCTGCTGCTCCGAGCATCTCTGAGTCCGAGCATCTCTGAGTCCGAGCATCTCTGAGTCCGAGCATCTCTGAGTCCGAGCATCTTTGAGGACGTCCGGACCCCCGGGCCACGGTGGACACCGTGGCCCGGGGGTCCGGGGTGGCGAAAGGCGGTCGTGGTCCACGGCCAGCGGTCAACGGTTGACGGTTGACGGGTGGTGATCGGCGGCCGATGGAAAAACGGTAACAAATCGCATTTTTCTATTTTCATTGATTGGTGGTCCACGCTGTGAAGCCCGTCACGTTCGCGCGCCGATTCGTTGACCGAAGCCATTCGGCGGGCAGTGTGTTTCTGTGGATTGCCGCATCGGATGGCGGGAACGGTTCTCTATTCGCAAGGTGCGTGCCGGCGACAGGGTGACGCGCCCGCGTCCATCGGGATCCCCGTGGATCCGGTGACGCGGTTCGAATGCCGCTGGAGAACGCCACTCAGCCGGGCTGTTCGCGGGCGCGCGGGTGCGGATCCACGCGAACCGGCCGGAGCCCGCCGACTCGGAGGTGAATACCGCGAGTGACCGTCAAACAACAGAGTAAAAAGAGTAAACCGCCTCGGATCTCCCACGGCTGGCGCATCGTCGTCGCCCTGGCCATAACGCAGACCGTCGGTTACGGGGTGCTCTACTACGCGTTCGCCGTTTTCCTCAGTCCCATGCGGCGTGATCTGGGCGCCTCCGTGAGCCAGGTCACCGGCGCCTTCACCCTCGCCGTGCTGGTCACCGGGCTCGCCGCCCCGCTGGTCGGCCGGTGGCTGGACCGCCACGGCGGGCGCGGCCTCATGACGCTGGGCTCGGTCGCCGGCACGCTGGCGACGTTCGCCTGGTCCCGGGTCGACAACCTGCCCGCCCTCTACGCGGTCCTCGCCGTCATCGGCCTGTCCTCGGCCATGACGCTCTACGAACCGGCGTTCGCGATCGTCGTCGCCTGGTTCGACCCCGCCCGCCGCTCCACCGCCCTGCTGACCGTCACCCTGGTGGCCGGATTCGCCTCCAGCATCTTCCTGCCCCTCACCGGACTGCTCGTCGACCTCTACGGCTGGCGTACCGCCCTGGTCTTCCTCGCCGTCATCCACGCCGTGACCACCATCCCGCTGCACGCCTTCTTCATCCGGCGGCCACCCCTCGCCGAGGAGCCCGGCCCCGCCGAGCGGGAGGAGGCGCGAAGCGACGCCGGCCTGCGCGAGGCCATGCGCGGGCGGGCCTTCTGGCTGCTGGCCGTCGCGTTCGTCGCGCACACCGGGGCCATCGCGATCGTCGCCGTCCACCTGCTCGCCTATCTCACCGAACTCGGCCATTCCCCCACGTTCGCCGCGTCCGTCACCGGGCTGCTCGGCATTCTGTCGGTCACCGGCAGGCTCGTCACCACCGGTCTCCACCGGCGCTTCTCGGCCGCCGGGGTCACCGCCGCCGTCTTCTTCCTGCAGGCCGTGGCCGCGGCGCTCCTGCCGGTGCTCGGGAGGAGCGGGGTCGGCGCCGTCGCCTGCGTGATCACCTTCGGGATCGGGTTCGGGGTCGGCACCCTGGCCCGCCCCGTGCTCCTCGCCGAGAGGTACGGCGTCACCGGTTACGCGACCATCGCCGGAGCCCAGGCCCTCCCGATCATGCTCTCCAAGGCGCTCGGCCCCCTGGCGGCGGCCTTCCTCAGCCAGGGCATGGGCTACCCCTTCGTGATGCTCGTGGTCGCCGTCTCCAGCGTCGTCGCGTCCGCCATGCTCGTCGCCTACGGAAGATCCTGAGGACGCTCCCTCATCTCCCGCCCCAGGGTCTCCTGCACCGCGCCGACGAACTCCTGCGTGCTCAGCCACGGGGTGCCGTCGCCGACGAGTAACGCCAGGTCCCTGGTCATCCGGCCCGCCTGCACGGTCTCCACGCAGGCCCGCTCCAGCGCGGAGGCGAAGGCGGCGACCTCGGGGGTGCCGTCCAGCCTCCCGCGGTGGGCGAGGGCGCGGGTCCAGGCGAAGATGGACGCGATCGGGTTGGTCGACGTCGGCGCACCCCGCTGGTGGCGGCGGTAGTGGCGGGTGACCGTGCCGTGCGCGGCCTCGGCCACGGCGACGCGGCCGTCGGCCGTCATCAGCACCGAGGTCATCAGGCCGAGCGAGCCGAAGCCCTGCGCGACGAAGTCGGACTGCACGTCCCCGTCGTAGTTCTTGCACGCCCAGACGAAGCCACCCTCGGACCTGACGGCCAGGGCGACCATGTCGTCGATCAGCCGGTGATCGTAGGTGATCCCCGCCTCCTCGAATCCGTCCTTGAACTCGGACTCGAACGTCTCGGCGAACAGGTCCTTGAAGCGGCCGTCGTACGCCTTGAGCACCGTGTTCTTCGTCGAGAGGTACAGCGGGAGGCCGCGGGTCAGCGCGTAGTGCATCGTGGCGCGCGCGAAGTCGCGGATCGACGCGTCGAGGTTGTACATCCCCATCACGACACCGCCGCCGGCGAACCGCGCGATCTCCGTCTCGGCCGGCTCCCCGCCGTCGTCGGGGACGTACACGAGCTTCGCGACCCCGGGCCGTGACACGGCGAAGTCGGCCGCCTTGTACTGGTCGGCGTGCGCGTGCCGGCCGATGACGATCGGCCGGGTCCATCGGGGCACCAGCCGGGGGATGTTCGACATCACGATGGGCTCGCGGAAGATGACGCCGCCGAGCAGGTTGCGGATCCTGGCGTTCGGCGAGGTCCACATCCGCTCCAGGCCGAACTCCTCGACCCGCGCCTCGTCCGGGTTGATCGTGGCGCACTTGACGCCCACGCCGTGTTTCCCGATCGCCCGCGCGGCCTCCGACGTCACCTCGTCGCCGGTGGCGTTCCGGTTCTGGATCGACAGGTCGTGGTAGTCCAGGGTGATGTCCAGATAGGGAAGGACGAGCTGTTCCTTGATGAGCCGCCAGATCACCCGGGTCATCTCGTCACCGTCGAGCTCCGCGACCGCGCCCCTTACCTGGATCTTCCGCATGGTGTGAGCTCCTCGTCCTGAACGGGATGGTGCCTGCCGGGCCCGGCCGTGCCGACGGCCCGGGACGCGCCCCGGGCCGCCGGCACGGTCTCGTCGGTCGCCGGTCGTCGGTCGCCGGTCGCCGGTCGCCGGTTCCGAGACCGGTCACGTCGGTCCCGGTACCGGTCATATTGCTTCCGGTACCGGTCACATCGGGGCCGGGGCCGGGGCCGTCGGTGCCGGGGCCGGGGCCGGTCACGAACTCCGGTCGTCGGCCTTCGTGTCCCCCGGCACCTGCCGGAGGAGGTCGGTCAGCGCGCTCGTCGGCCGCTCGTCCAGGCTCCCCACGCAGTCGGCGATCTCGTCGCGCAGCTGGGGGGTGAGGAAGCGCTCCGTCAGCGAGGTGAACTTCGCCAGCGCCGAGGTCCAGTCGGCGGGACGGCGCCAGTGCCCGGCGTAGTCGCGCTTCTCCCGCTCCAGGACGGTGCCGTCGTGCAGCCGGATCCGCAGGCGGCAGCCCAGCTCGTCGGGGAACCTCTCGGTGTAGCCCTGCTCGGCCCGGATCTGGACCCGGCCGAGCAGGTCCTGGACGTCGGCGGCCACGATGCGTTCCGGCGCGTACTGGGCGGGAAGCACCTGCCCGTCCAGCAGGCCCACGGCGAGCAGGTACATGAGGGAGTGGTCGGCCTCCTCCTTGGTGCTGATCCGCG
This region of Streptosporangium sp. NBC_01495 genomic DNA includes:
- a CDS encoding adenylyltransferase/cytidyltransferase family protein, which gives rise to MSGVGVIHGRFQPLHLGHLEYLLAGAERCDVLVVGITNPDPELTAYEASDPGRGTAEANPCTYYERYLMVEGALVEAGVTRERIRVVPFPHGFPERLRYYAPTEATYYLTVYDEWGDTKVARFAELGLRTEIMWRRTDKPISGHRVRDAIAAGDDWQSLVPPAVASVIVERAIDERIRQAVSDRAVRRR
- the aepY gene encoding phosphonopyruvate decarboxylase, with the protein product MIDARTLLGELTVRGVADVTGVPCSYLTPLINRVASDPAVGYVPATHEGEAVAVATGCWLAGVTAGVIAQNSGLGNMVNPLTSLNQPSAIPIPLVVTWRGEPGRPDEPQHGLMGAITPALLELLGIGHSVVPADPAGLTHCLDAGWAAMSRERLPYAFVLREGVVAPEALDEKVPPAPRVPGIVRHGRNGPAPSRVAALEHLLGVLPDAAAVVSTTGKTSRELYTLADRPQHFYMVGAMGSAAAVGLGVARHAARPVVVVDGDGAALMRLGTLATVGAHPAPNLTHVLLDNGVHDSTGGQRSLAAQVDFPAMAAACGYAQVHDCDDLVGFVDALKAAQAEDGPAFVYLRIRPGSMAQLGRPRVHPSDVARRFRDFVTGPAR
- the aepX gene encoding phosphoenolpyruvate mutase, whose protein sequence is MTTTGSQQLHWPEAEAEASPGARLRALLTSPEPALLMGAHDGLSARIAADSGFPGLWASGFCISTALGVRDSDEASWTDLLGMIARVVEAAGLPVLVDGDTGYGNFNTARLFTAQAERIGAAGVCLEDKVFPKMNSFVGDAHALAPIGEFCGKIAACREVLTDPEFVVVARVEALIAGAGLAEALRRAEAYRRAGADAIFIHSRQSTIKEIAEFAGEWDGRLPLVIAPTTYHSTPLEEFAELGISGVIWANQSMRAAVTAMRQACRSLLAEGPKAVEPTIATLNEVFTLMGYQKLAADEERYARLHSDLDDS
- a CDS encoding C-terminal binding protein; protein product: MRVVYTDAAWALDDTGRPNPAQADIERDVFGPGVDLSLGLFTDRYRTEGPDFHDHVREADALVIYRCRVTRELLDAVGPKCRVVARSGVGIDNLNAPLLAEAGVIGFNVPDYCGDEVSTHTLALLLALERRICTQDRLVRSGRWNIHAGGVPRRLATRTAGIVGFGRIGRVTARKLRAFYDRIVAYDPYVSADLMAGHGVAAAADLAELFGAADAVVVHAALTGETDQLIGADALAHLRPGAFLVNTARGRLVDVSAVLDALERGVLGGFASDVFSPEDPNDDPVARKLLGRDDVVVSAHRAFLSVESERSARRRVAEGVASVLEGGPPPSEGRVA
- a CDS encoding histidine kinase; the protein is MRVDTYKVVHWMNVRKMTTRQVAEASGLDHGHLEGMLGVPGDGEWPDATTTAVARTLRIEPEKLGASGRRDLTVVTRTAEELRATRRPIQRDGIHFYNYYTMAAPPGAVAPVILDILCPAGRVPALNNGHLEPAITVNLGPGDIHGRWGEELDDTTWQVIRANVEDDAWIVGDSYVEPSYCPHSYSLVSDVPARIVSYTGQSNLAGLLEDVNDWAEPAVLELVDRLGRDPSPSALADMLLARRGHTLESAAATLSMSGEKLAAALDDGSADVLRELGSALGFDHRLLLRPERRHDAAGKTYREVAECRRDARTFRGYEVTSLAAAPHLPDLVGQYMRVTGDTGGELCEPAETHYLVTQGTVELRWTAADGRTGTAELGVDGTAWAAPFVTHRWSGDGALIKLGSGRHLGYLDLYELTNTYAAASTLRRGRRDGRSWGYDS